From a region of the Thermoflexus hugenholtzii JAD2 genome:
- a CDS encoding cold shock domain-containing protein, translating into MPFADKLLTCEKCGRPFVFTVTEQRRMVEAGQPLVEPTMCPKCRAEAARPKRKLEPGQVYEGRVKWFSPEKGYGFIRCEDGTEIFFHRTGIVRPGLVLEANQPVTFEVEVTPKGPQAVRVTPVAATQASASAERDPEAGILREGSG; encoded by the coding sequence TGTTGACGTGTGAGAAGTGCGGCCGACCCTTTGTGTTTACGGTGACGGAACAGCGGCGCATGGTGGAGGCCGGCCAGCCCCTGGTGGAGCCCACCATGTGCCCGAAGTGCCGGGCGGAGGCGGCGCGACCGAAGCGCAAGCTGGAGCCCGGGCAGGTCTATGAGGGGCGGGTGAAGTGGTTCAGCCCCGAGAAGGGCTACGGCTTCATCCGCTGCGAGGACGGCACCGAGATCTTCTTCCACCGGACGGGGATCGTCCGCCCCGGGCTGGTCCTGGAGGCCAACCAGCCGGTCACCTTCGAGGTCGAGGTGACTCCGAAGGGGCCCCAGGCCGTCCGCGTCACCCCCGTCGCGGCGACACAGGCTTCTGCTTCGGCGGAGCGGGATCCCGAGGCGGGCATCCTCCGGGAAGGCTCTGGATGA
- the recO gene encoding DNA repair protein RecO, which translates to MNRERLYRTEAIILRRIDFGEADRLLVLLTPELGKHRALAKGVRKIRSRKAGHLERFMRTSLLLARGRELDVISQAEVIAPHPHLREDLDRSALAHYAAELAEALAPEGEESRALYRLLSDTLDRLDGGEDPQRVIRYYELHLLEIAGFRPQVEFCVGCGEPLREERGPYGFDPRRGGVLCPGCARGAPGAYPLSRAALKGMRFILRTPYPAFRTAPLRAETLREIGELIGHHLRAILERPPRALAVLGQLARSAPSEEQPPRPPS; encoded by the coding sequence ATGAACCGGGAACGCCTGTATCGCACGGAGGCCATCATCCTGCGACGGATCGATTTCGGCGAGGCGGACCGGCTCCTGGTGTTGCTCACGCCGGAGCTCGGGAAGCACCGCGCGCTGGCCAAGGGGGTCCGCAAGATCCGAAGCCGTAAGGCCGGCCACCTGGAGCGCTTCATGCGGACCTCCCTGCTCCTGGCCCGGGGGCGGGAGCTGGATGTGATCAGCCAGGCGGAGGTCATCGCTCCCCATCCCCATCTGCGGGAGGACCTGGACCGCAGCGCCCTGGCTCACTACGCGGCGGAGCTGGCCGAGGCCCTCGCCCCCGAAGGGGAGGAAAGCCGCGCTCTCTATCGCCTGCTGTCGGACACCCTGGACCGCCTGGACGGCGGCGAGGATCCCCAGCGGGTCATCCGCTACTACGAGCTGCATCTCCTGGAGATCGCGGGGTTCCGGCCTCAGGTGGAGTTCTGCGTGGGCTGCGGGGAACCGCTGCGGGAGGAGCGGGGTCCGTATGGGTTCGATCCGCGGCGCGGCGGCGTCCTCTGCCCGGGGTGCGCCCGGGGCGCCCCAGGGGCTTATCCGTTGAGCCGCGCGGCGCTGAAAGGGATGCGCTTCATCCTGCGCACACCTTACCCGGCCTTCCGGACGGCCCCCCTGCGGGCGGAGACCCTGCGGGAGATCGGCGAGCTCATCGGCCATCACCTGCGCGCCATCCTGGAACGCCCCCCGCGGGCCCTCGCCGTCCTCGGCCAGCTCGCCCGCTCCGCCCCCTCCGAGGAGCAGCCGCCTCGCCCGCCCTCATAG
- a CDS encoding AAA family ATPase, translating into MIREVEIEGFKSIRKLRLECRRINLFIGPPNTGKSNLLESLGMFSLPYAPAELRAFARCQTMADLFHDQDVGSPVRVRADDYTWTLKYEPSDPRPFHIAAKLFSYGDFFSYGYKFDTTFEGGGVSDPRRLPFRFYRFVSLDRFPAKEPGFLRPPHGENMLHLLLLHKPLRQKIAEIFAEYGLRLVLKPQEDRIELQKEADGVIIAYPYILASDTLRRLVFHLLAIETNEGALLIFEEPEAHAFPYYTKYLAERIALDARNQYWISTHNPYFLLAILEKAPREDVAVFLTAWREGATQIRPLGEAEIQEIVDAGCSLFFDLERFLSSEEKGFEDFIRAL; encoded by the coding sequence ATGATCCGCGAGGTGGAGATCGAGGGCTTCAAGTCGATCCGGAAGCTCCGCCTGGAGTGCCGGCGGATCAACCTGTTCATCGGCCCCCCGAACACCGGCAAATCGAACCTGCTGGAGAGCCTGGGGATGTTCAGCCTCCCCTACGCCCCCGCGGAGCTCCGCGCCTTCGCCCGTTGCCAGACGATGGCGGATCTCTTCCATGATCAGGACGTGGGGAGCCCCGTTCGGGTTCGGGCCGACGATTACACGTGGACCCTGAAATACGAGCCATCGGATCCTCGTCCATTCCACATCGCAGCCAAGCTTTTCTCCTATGGTGACTTCTTTTCCTATGGCTATAAATTTGATACCACCTTTGAGGGAGGCGGCGTCTCCGATCCTCGCCGCCTTCCCTTCCGCTTCTATCGGTTTGTCTCTCTGGATCGCTTCCCGGCGAAGGAGCCGGGCTTCCTCCGCCCGCCCCACGGGGAGAACATGCTCCACTTGCTCCTCCTTCACAAGCCGCTGCGGCAGAAGATCGCCGAGATCTTCGCGGAATACGGCCTGCGCCTGGTCCTGAAGCCCCAGGAGGACCGCATCGAGCTCCAGAAAGAAGCGGATGGGGTGATCATCGCTTATCCCTACATCCTGGCCTCCGATACGCTCCGCCGCCTGGTTTTCCACCTGCTGGCCATCGAGACCAATGAGGGGGCTCTCCTGATCTTCGAGGAGCCCGAGGCCCATGCCTTCCCCTACTACACCAAGTATCTGGCCGAGCGGATCGCCCTCGACGCCCGGAACCAGTATTGGATCTCTACCCACAATCCCTATTTCCTGCTCGCCATCCTGGAGAAGGCCCCCCGGGAGGATGTGGCGGTGTTTCTGACCGCCTGGCGGGAGGGAGCCACGCAGATCCGTCCGCTGGGTGAGGCGGAGATCCAGGAGATCGTGGACGCCGGCTGCAGCCTCTTCTTCGATCTCGAACGTTTCCTGAGTTCGGAGGAGAAGGGCTTCGAGGATTTTATCCGAGCACTATGA
- a CDS encoding DinB family protein: MDKATLIRRIHEERERLLQALEGLSPEEMTDVPVVGEWTVKDILAHLAVWQGRLITALFQLEQGRRPKDLELSPAEVDALNARIYREQKDRPLERVLADLHGTFQQLLRRLERFSDADLTQPGRFPGLAGPLWELIASETYEHDAEHRVDIERWRAARRGSPGG, encoded by the coding sequence ATGGACAAAGCCACGCTGATCCGCCGGATCCACGAGGAGCGGGAACGTTTGCTGCAAGCCCTTGAGGGGCTCTCCCCGGAGGAGATGACCGATGTGCCGGTGGTTGGGGAGTGGACGGTCAAGGACATCCTGGCCCATCTGGCCGTCTGGCAGGGCCGCCTGATCACGGCCCTCTTCCAGCTGGAGCAGGGCCGGCGTCCGAAAGACCTGGAGCTCTCCCCGGCGGAGGTGGACGCGCTGAACGCGCGGATCTATCGGGAGCAGAAGGACCGCCCGCTGGAGCGGGTGCTGGCCGATCTCCACGGGACGTTCCAGCAGCTGTTGAGACGCCTGGAGCGTTTCTCGGATGCGGATCTCACACAGCCCGGACGCTTCCCCGGCCTTGCGGGACCCCTATGGGAGCTCATCGCCTCGGAGACTTACGAACACGATGCGGAGCACCGCGTCGACATCGAGCGCTGGCGCGCCGCCCGGAGAGGCTCACCGGGCGGATGA
- a CDS encoding peptidase MA family metallohydrolase, translating into MKQALLGFVLLLPIFARPLQTSTPEGTFPGRATVEYTFGQRMRFVLEGEGFPSISEAILYYTMPGMETPYRVRRTPEASDGLRVIYERDLRREPLPPFVPITFWWEVREDPGGWRSTEPQTFRYLDNRVAWQTLSAGPLRLHWHAGDPGLARSVLELARRSLERIGGPLGYSAPEPIDLFWYADPELARAAFRLAGLEIEGEVRPRWRAVILMASPDGAGLEALRRAIPHELTHVVLHDLAGGQPLPAWLDEGWAVWSEGPPDPTLLRALQEPRLEGVSLIGLCGDFPTDPLRARQAYALAGATVRYLHDREGIGGLRRLLEAYAQGLSCESGVRRVLGRSLERLEREVEAALRPQPPGCAVLEGLGPWLLLFLLMSLGPFSLLLGGRSSSAR; encoded by the coding sequence ATGAAGCAGGCCCTCCTCGGATTCGTCCTGCTGCTCCCGATCTTCGCCCGCCCCCTCCAAACCTCAACCCCTGAGGGAACGTTCCCCGGACGGGCGACAGTGGAATACACCTTCGGCCAGCGCATGCGCTTCGTCCTGGAGGGCGAGGGCTTTCCGTCCATCTCCGAGGCCATCCTTTACTACACGATGCCGGGGATGGAAACGCCCTACCGGGTGCGCCGGACCCCGGAGGCCTCCGACGGCCTGCGCGTGATCTACGAGCGGGATCTGCGCCGGGAACCCCTCCCGCCGTTCGTCCCCATCACCTTCTGGTGGGAGGTGCGGGAGGATCCCGGGGGATGGCGCTCCACGGAGCCCCAGACCTTCCGGTATCTAGACAACCGGGTGGCCTGGCAGACCCTGAGCGCCGGCCCCTTGCGGCTGCACTGGCACGCCGGAGACCCCGGGCTGGCCCGCTCTGTCCTGGAGCTCGCCCGCCGGAGCCTGGAGCGGATCGGGGGGCCTCTGGGATATTCCGCGCCGGAGCCCATCGATCTCTTCTGGTATGCGGATCCGGAGCTGGCGCGGGCGGCTTTCCGGCTGGCCGGCCTGGAGATCGAAGGCGAGGTTCGACCCCGCTGGCGCGCCGTGATCCTGATGGCCTCCCCCGACGGCGCGGGGCTGGAGGCACTGCGCCGCGCTATCCCCCATGAGCTCACCCACGTTGTCCTCCACGACCTGGCGGGCGGACAGCCCCTCCCGGCCTGGCTGGACGAGGGATGGGCGGTCTGGAGCGAGGGGCCGCCGGATCCGACGCTCCTGCGCGCCCTCCAGGAGCCCCGCCTGGAGGGCGTATCCCTGATCGGCCTGTGTGGGGATTTCCCCACGGATCCCCTGCGGGCCCGGCAGGCCTATGCCCTCGCAGGCGCCACCGTTCGTTATCTCCACGATCGCGAGGGGATCGGAGGGCTGCGGCGGTTGCTGGAAGCCTACGCCCAGGGCCTCTCCTGCGAGAGCGGCGTCCGCCGCGTCCTGGGGCGGTCCCTGGAGCGCCTGGAGCGGGAGGTGGAGGCGGCGCTGCGCCCGCAGCCGCCCGGGTGCGCCGTCCTGGAGGGGTTGGGCCCGTGGCTCTTGCTCTTCCTGCTGATGAGCCTGGGCCCCTTCTCCCTCCTGCTCGGAGGGCGGTCTTCATCCGCCCGGTGA
- a CDS encoding AEC family transporter produces MILRLIPQILFHDLTPVLLAIAAGWLLGRYLDVPSHPAARLSFYILNPSLVYMSLVRSDISGVELFRFLGFAASVPFVAGGFSLLLSLALSLSAAERTALMLTAMFVNAGSYGLGVVQRAFGDAALARAVLYFMTNNVLLNTLGATLALHGGGGWSWRRLLSIPTLYAALAAALVRWSGWHPPEPIEAGIALLSRGAIPVLLLVLGLELARIRLEDRRRLIGLGALVRLVGIPLIAIPLARLWGLEGPAWQAGILESAMPAAISNVVMAMEFGIYPRTIAGIIFLSTLLSPLTLSIWIAWLRG; encoded by the coding sequence GTGATCCTGCGCCTGATCCCCCAGATCCTCTTCCACGATCTGACCCCGGTCCTTCTGGCGATCGCCGCGGGCTGGCTTCTGGGCCGCTACCTGGATGTGCCCTCCCATCCGGCAGCCCGCCTCTCCTTTTACATCCTGAACCCCTCCCTGGTCTATATGTCTCTGGTCCGCTCGGACATCAGCGGCGTGGAGCTGTTCCGGTTCCTGGGCTTCGCTGCCTCCGTGCCTTTCGTCGCGGGAGGCTTCAGCCTGCTTCTCAGCCTGGCCCTGAGCCTCTCCGCCGCGGAGCGGACCGCCCTGATGCTCACGGCGATGTTCGTGAACGCCGGCAGCTACGGGCTGGGGGTCGTGCAACGGGCCTTCGGAGATGCCGCCCTGGCCCGGGCGGTGCTGTATTTCATGACCAACAACGTCCTGCTCAACACGTTGGGGGCCACCCTGGCCCTGCATGGCGGAGGGGGCTGGAGCTGGAGACGGCTGCTCTCCATCCCTACCCTCTACGCGGCCCTCGCCGCCGCCCTGGTGCGCTGGAGCGGCTGGCATCCCCCGGAGCCCATCGAGGCCGGGATCGCCCTGCTCAGCCGCGGCGCGATCCCCGTCCTCCTCCTGGTGCTGGGGCTGGAGCTGGCCCGCATCCGCCTGGAGGATCGACGTCGGCTCATCGGGCTCGGGGCGCTGGTGCGCCTGGTCGGGATCCCTCTGATCGCGATCCCCCTGGCCCGCCTCTGGGGGCTGGAGGGCCCGGCCTGGCAGGCCGGGATCCTGGAGAGCGCGATGCCGGCGGCGATCTCCAACGTGGTGATGGCCATGGAGTTCGGGATCTACCCGCGGACCATCGCCGGCATCATCTTCCTCTCCACCCTGCTCAGCCCGCTCACCCTCAGCATCTGGATCGCCTGGCTGCGAGGGTAA
- a CDS encoding HEAT repeat domain-containing protein produces MPSVEALLAHLKDEATPLSIPRLYWLSDLSEEELEQVARVWLTLSTARRRAIMSHLVDISEESTEVDFGRIFRMALSDPDPEVRALAIDGLWYEDQDLQLMRRFFELFEKDPSVEVRARAALGLGRYLFNACIMEQIPLSAVRPAIEALRQAFYNPEESLEVRRRALEALGNTLEPDLPLMIARAYEDPDERMRMSAVFAMGRTGEERWAPYVMEALRSPSPAMRYEAVVAAGEIGIREAVPLLARLIEEGDAEIQEAAIWALGEIGGPRAREILEELAEGEDEDLAALAEEALEELNLMEEAETFLPLLEMDLESDAAEAEAWQALWEEEGEEEGGEDDEEGRRD; encoded by the coding sequence ATGCCTTCGGTGGAAGCTTTGCTTGCTCATCTCAAAGATGAAGCCACGCCGCTTTCCATCCCGCGGCTTTACTGGCTTTCGGACCTGAGCGAGGAGGAGCTCGAGCAGGTCGCACGGGTCTGGCTGACGCTGTCGACGGCGCGGCGGCGGGCCATCATGAGCCATCTGGTGGACATCAGCGAAGAGAGCACCGAGGTGGACTTCGGGCGCATCTTCCGCATGGCCCTGAGCGACCCGGATCCCGAGGTGCGGGCGCTGGCCATCGATGGGTTATGGTATGAGGATCAGGACCTCCAGCTGATGCGGCGTTTCTTTGAGCTGTTCGAGAAAGATCCATCCGTGGAAGTGCGGGCTCGGGCGGCCCTCGGGCTGGGGCGCTATCTCTTCAACGCCTGCATCATGGAGCAGATCCCCCTCTCCGCGGTGCGCCCGGCCATCGAGGCGTTGCGGCAGGCATTCTACAACCCGGAGGAGTCCCTGGAGGTGCGCCGGCGCGCCCTGGAGGCCCTGGGCAACACCCTGGAGCCGGACCTCCCGCTGATGATCGCCCGAGCTTATGAGGATCCCGACGAGCGGATGCGGATGAGCGCCGTCTTCGCCATGGGCCGCACCGGCGAGGAGCGTTGGGCGCCCTATGTGATGGAGGCGCTGCGCAGCCCCAGCCCCGCCATGCGCTATGAGGCAGTGGTAGCCGCCGGCGAGATCGGCATCCGGGAGGCCGTGCCCCTCCTGGCCCGCCTGATCGAAGAGGGGGACGCGGAGATTCAGGAGGCCGCGATCTGGGCCCTGGGGGAGATCGGCGGCCCGCGAGCCCGGGAGATCCTGGAGGAGCTGGCCGAAGGAGAAGACGAGGACCTCGCCGCCCTGGCCGAGGAAGCCCTCGAGGAGCTGAACCTGATGGAAGAGGCCGAGACGTTCCTGCCCCTGCTCGAGATGGACCTGGAGTCCGACGCGGCCGAGGCAGAGGCCTGGCAGGCCCTCTGGGAGGAGGAGGGAGAGGAGGAAGGCGGGGAAGACGATGAGGAGGGGCGACGGGATTGA
- a CDS encoding DedA family protein, with product MEALEHQLVLFLERLFQGMGWGGVVAIMALESANIPIPSEVTMPLAGWMLVQARDGTLLQAILEGGFYGGLGCTLGSLLSYALGYYGGRPFLFRYGRYLLIHPRDLEAADRWFARWGMWATFISRLLPIVRTFISFPAGVARVSIFPFTVLTFTGSFLWCAGLAAGGYIFGQHWEELRRLMRPFDIPIALALLVGFAYYLYRHIRHAREGYEALSPALQEADPPGEE from the coding sequence ATGGAAGCGCTGGAGCATCAGCTGGTGCTGTTCCTGGAGAGATTGTTCCAGGGGATGGGTTGGGGCGGCGTGGTGGCGATCATGGCCCTGGAGAGCGCCAACATCCCCATCCCCAGCGAGGTGACCATGCCCCTGGCGGGCTGGATGCTGGTTCAGGCCCGCGATGGGACGCTCCTCCAGGCGATCCTGGAAGGGGGGTTCTACGGCGGGCTGGGGTGCACCCTGGGGTCCCTGCTCTCGTATGCCCTGGGGTATTACGGCGGCCGGCCCTTCTTGTTCCGATATGGGCGCTACCTGCTGATCCACCCGCGGGATCTGGAGGCCGCGGATCGCTGGTTCGCCCGCTGGGGGATGTGGGCGACCTTCATCTCCCGTCTGCTGCCCATCGTGCGCACCTTTATCTCCTTCCCGGCCGGCGTCGCCCGCGTCTCCATCTTCCCCTTCACCGTCCTCACCTTCACCGGATCATTCCTCTGGTGCGCCGGCCTGGCTGCGGGAGGCTACATCTTCGGGCAACATTGGGAGGAGCTGCGCCGCCTCATGCGCCCCTTCGACATCCCCATCGCTCTGGCCCTGCTGGTTGGTTTCGCTTATTACCTCTATCGGCACATCCGCCACGCTCGGGAAGGTTACGAAGCGCTGTCCCCGGCCCTCCAGGAAGCGGATCCCCCGGGGGAGGAATGA
- a CDS encoding helicase-associated domain-containing protein: MPVRSLRQSLSDLDVAHLRVIARFWEVDPDLLSREALIARLLPAMMDPERQAAHWARLGEEERAALQALLAAGGMMPAASFQRRFGEIRRVGAARLEGERLWERPTGPAEALWFRGWIFFGFAELPAGFEEVVFLPEELRLGLPAVEESPPPEPSERIPTAPAPTRIRRTGTTPADDFCTLLIFLHNEAPAASMTAEEAWSRFPAVRRQLRWPHRERWSLLWHLARVLRMTQVRREALRLDPEVTTRWLQAPLMEQLRALLEAWRDDTTWNDLFHVPTLRPEPTGSWQNDPRLARRTLLELLRRLDPGSWYAVPDLIHEIRNRNPTFQRTEAEFTTWYIRDAETGEYLRGFEHWDRVEGALLRYLLLGPLHWLGVLEVGEPDRIRLSPFGAAYLGRGDPPPEGDTRFVLLADGTVEVGAGRRYERFQVARIADWISSGEVYRYRITARSLTRARSQHIDPERILDFFRRYELTPPDALRQALARWAARGTEARVEWALVLQVSDPELLRQLLATEARRYVQDVLSPTAVILQRAGWPHVRTALLQLGVVPEERLETSPEPETE, from the coding sequence ATGCCGGTTCGCTCGCTGCGACAGAGTCTGAGCGATCTTGATGTGGCTCATCTGCGGGTGATCGCGCGCTTCTGGGAGGTGGATCCGGATCTGCTCTCCCGGGAGGCGCTGATCGCCCGCCTGCTGCCTGCGATGATGGACCCGGAGCGCCAGGCGGCGCACTGGGCCCGCCTGGGAGAGGAGGAACGAGCGGCATTACAGGCCTTGCTCGCAGCGGGCGGGATGATGCCCGCCGCCTCTTTCCAGCGGCGCTTCGGGGAGATCCGGCGGGTCGGGGCTGCCCGCCTGGAGGGCGAGCGGCTCTGGGAACGACCGACCGGCCCGGCGGAGGCCCTCTGGTTCCGCGGGTGGATCTTTTTCGGGTTCGCCGAGCTGCCTGCTGGCTTCGAGGAGGTGGTGTTCCTCCCCGAGGAGCTCCGGCTCGGACTGCCCGCCGTGGAGGAGTCCCCCCCGCCCGAGCCTTCCGAGCGGATCCCCACCGCGCCGGCCCCGACGCGCATCCGGCGGACCGGCACGACGCCGGCGGATGACTTCTGCACGCTGCTGATCTTCCTCCACAACGAAGCCCCCGCGGCGTCCATGACCGCGGAGGAAGCCTGGTCCCGTTTCCCGGCGGTGCGCCGGCAGCTGCGCTGGCCTCATCGGGAGCGCTGGTCCCTGCTCTGGCATCTGGCCCGGGTCCTGCGGATGACTCAGGTGCGCCGGGAGGCTCTGCGTCTGGACCCCGAGGTGACCACCCGCTGGCTGCAGGCCCCGCTAATGGAGCAGCTGCGGGCCCTGCTGGAGGCATGGCGGGACGATACGACGTGGAACGATCTCTTCCATGTGCCCACCCTGCGGCCGGAGCCCACCGGATCCTGGCAGAACGACCCCCGGCTGGCCCGCCGGACGCTCCTGGAGCTGCTCCGCCGGCTGGATCCGGGAAGCTGGTATGCGGTCCCGGATCTGATCCACGAGATCCGGAACCGGAACCCCACGTTCCAGCGCACCGAGGCGGAGTTCACAACCTGGTATATCCGGGACGCGGAGACCGGGGAGTATCTGCGAGGTTTCGAGCACTGGGATCGGGTGGAAGGGGCGCTCCTTCGCTATCTGCTCCTCGGCCCGCTGCACTGGCTGGGGGTCCTGGAAGTGGGGGAGCCGGATCGGATCCGCCTCTCTCCCTTCGGGGCCGCCTACCTGGGTCGGGGGGATCCGCCCCCGGAGGGGGACACCCGGTTCGTCTTGCTGGCGGATGGGACGGTTGAGGTGGGGGCGGGCCGGCGGTATGAGCGCTTCCAGGTGGCCCGCATCGCCGACTGGATCTCCTCGGGGGAGGTGTATCGTTACCGGATCACCGCCCGTTCCCTAACTCGCGCCCGATCCCAGCACATCGACCCCGAGCGCATCCTGGATTTCTTCCGACGTTACGAGCTGACGCCTCCCGATGCCCTCCGACAGGCGCTGGCCCGCTGGGCCGCGCGGGGGACGGAAGCGCGCGTGGAGTGGGCCCTGGTGCTTCAGGTCAGCGATCCGGAGCTGCTCCGTCAGCTGCTGGCCACCGAGGCCCGCCGCTATGTGCAGGACGTGCTCTCCCCGACAGCGGTCATCCTGCAGCGGGCCGGCTGGCCTCACGTGCGAACGGCCCTGCTCCAGCTGGGGGTGGTGCCGGAGGAGCGCCTCGAAACCTCCCCGGAGCCGGAGACGGAATGA
- a CDS encoding LysM peptidoglycan-binding domain-containing protein: MPRGRGRILGGAALVFLLWTGCGRVVSERPTPTRASPDVQTRTPTATPVMVRVPTATPIPTPTPSPTPIIYVVQPGDTLYGIALKYGVSVSALQEANGITDPTLLQVGQQLVIPVPGGGGGESPRLPTPTPMPLLVQGFGCTASALGSLSCVGEVINPQPHPMQNVQVQIVLRDEEGRELEAGIAGTALEILASGGRSPFALVFATVPAGYARAEARVVRAEPTREPGQRYGPVEVLRAQGGEEGTDFVVRGQARNADAAPLRRINVVVAFYDGQDRLLGFRQVVFSQEPTPPGAARDFEARFPVTDVRSFRVFAEGQR, from the coding sequence ATGCCTCGTGGGAGAGGGCGGATCCTCGGGGGCGCCGCGTTGGTGTTCCTCTTGTGGACCGGTTGCGGCCGGGTGGTCTCGGAGCGGCCGACGCCGACCCGGGCGTCCCCGGACGTTCAAACCAGGACCCCCACGGCCACGCCGGTGATGGTGCGGGTGCCCACCGCCACGCCGATCCCGACGCCCACCCCCAGCCCGACGCCGATCATCTACGTGGTGCAGCCCGGGGACACACTGTATGGGATCGCCCTGAAGTATGGGGTGTCCGTGTCGGCCCTTCAGGAAGCCAACGGGATCACCGATCCGACGCTGCTGCAGGTGGGGCAGCAGCTGGTGATCCCAGTGCCCGGTGGGGGAGGAGGGGAGAGCCCCCGCCTGCCCACCCCTACGCCGATGCCGCTGCTGGTGCAGGGATTCGGCTGCACGGCCAGCGCCCTGGGCAGCCTGAGCTGCGTGGGGGAGGTGATCAACCCCCAGCCCCATCCGATGCAGAACGTTCAGGTGCAAATCGTGCTCCGGGACGAGGAAGGCCGGGAGCTGGAGGCCGGGATCGCCGGGACGGCGTTGGAGATCCTGGCCTCGGGCGGGCGCTCCCCCTTCGCCCTGGTGTTCGCCACCGTCCCGGCCGGCTACGCCCGGGCCGAGGCTCGGGTGGTCCGCGCCGAGCCGACCCGGGAGCCCGGCCAGCGCTACGGGCCCGTGGAAGTGCTCCGCGCCCAGGGGGGCGAGGAGGGGACCGATTTCGTGGTCCGCGGCCAGGCCCGCAACGCCGACGCCGCTCCGCTGCGCCGGATCAACGTGGTTGTGGCCTTCTACGATGGCCAGGATCGCCTGCTCGGCTTCCGCCAGGTGGTCTTCTCCCAGGAGCCCACCCCGCCCGGGGCGGCGCGGGACTTTGAGGCGCGGTTCCCCGTCACGGACGTTCGTTCCTTCCGGGTGTTTGCGGAGGGACAGCGATGA